The window CTTGCTATCGATATTGCTGTTGGTGTAGGTGGTTTCCCTCGTGGCCGTGTAATTGAAATCTACGGTCCAGAATCTTCTGGTAAAACAACAGTGGCTCTTCACGCTGTAGCAGAAGCTCAAAAACAAGGTGGTATTGCAGCATTTATTGATGCGGAACATGCGATGGATCCTGTATATGCTCGCAACTTGGGGGTAGACATCAATAATTTGTTGATTTCTCAACCAGATAATGGAGAACAAGCTCTAGAAATTACAGAAGCTCTTGTTCGCAGTGGTGCAGTAGATATTGTTGTAGTTGACTCCGTAGCGGCTTTGGTTCCTAAAGCGGAAATCGATGGCGAAATGGGCGATGCTCACGTAGGCTTACAAGCTCGTTTGATGAGTAAAGCTTTGCGCAAATTGACTGGTATCATCAGTAAATCCAAAACAGTTGTTATCTTCATCAACCAATTGCGTGAAAAAGTAGGTGTTATGTTCGGTAATCCTGAAACAACGACTGGTGGTCGTGCGTTGAAATTCTATTCTTCCGTGCGACTTGATGTTCGTAAAGGGGAATTAATTAAAGCAAACAACGAAAATGTTGGCGCTCGAACAAAAGTCAAA of the Veillonella parvula genome contains:
- the recA gene encoding recombinase RecA, giving the protein MAVDGRQAALDNALKQIEKDFGKGAIMRLGEAADRMNVEVISSGSLAIDIAVGVGGFPRGRVIEIYGPESSGKTTVALHAVAEAQKQGGIAAFIDAEHAMDPVYARNLGVDINNLLISQPDNGEQALEITEALVRSGAVDIVVVDSVAALVPKAEIDGEMGDAHVGLQARLMSKALRKLTGIISKSKTVVIFINQLREKVGVMFGNPETTTGGRALKFYSSVRLDVRKGELIKANNENVGARTKVKVVKNKVAPPFKTAEFDLMYGEGISKTGTLIDIGTNMEIINKSGAWYSYNGERMGQGKEAAKQYLLENPQIADEIDRIIRDTLAVGTEEIDVIGEEVTEEV